A portion of the Gossypium arboreum isolate Shixiya-1 chromosome 8, ASM2569848v2, whole genome shotgun sequence genome contains these proteins:
- the LOC108470107 gene encoding beta-adaptin-like protein B isoform X2, which produces MGCIRVDKITEYLCDPLQRCLKDDDPYVRKTAAVCVAKLYDINAELVEDRGFLESLKDLISDNNPMVVANAVAALAEIQEHSSRPIFEITSHTLSKLLTALNECTEWGQVFILDALPRYKAADAREAENIVERITPRLQHANCAVVLSAVKMILLQMELISSTDVVRNLCKKMAPPLVTLLSAEPEIQYVALRNINLIVQKRPTILAHEIKVFFCKYNDPIYVKMEKLEIMIKLASDRNIDQVLLEFKEYATEVDVDFVRRAVRAIGRCAIKLDRAAERCISVLLELIKIKVNYVVQEAIIVIKDIFRRYPNMYESIIATLCESLDTLDEPEAKASMIWIIGEYAERIDNADELLESFLESFPEEPPQVQLQLLTATVKLFLKKPTEGPQQMIQVVLNNATVETDNPDLRDRAYIYWRLLSTDPEAGKDVVLAEKPVISDDSNQLDPSLLDELLANIATLSSVYHKPPDAFVTRVKTASQRTEDDDYPDGNEKGYSANVGDGGASPSTSSSSVPYTAARKPSPAQVMPAPASPVPDLLGDLIGLDNNAIVLADQPAMPSGPPLPILLPASTGQGLQISAQLARQDGQIFYSLMFENNSQITLDGFMIQFNKNSFGLAADGPLQVPPLAPGAAARTLLPMVLFQNMSPGPPSSLLQVAVKNNQQPVCYFNDKILLHVFFTEDGRMERTSFLETWRSLPDSNEVLKEFPGIMVSSAETTMDRLAASNVFFIAKRKHANQDVLYFSANIPRGIPFLIELTTVIGNPGVKCATKTPNPELAPLFFDAIETLLKI; this is translated from the exons ATGGGGTGTATCCGTGTTGATAAGATCACAGAATACCTCTGTGATCCCCTTCAGCGGTGCCTCAAG GATGATGATCCATATGTTCGCAAGACAGCTGCTGTATGTGTTGCTAAACTTTATGACATAAATGCTGAGTTGGTTGAGGACAGGGGCTTTCTGGAGTCTCTCAAGGATTTGATATCTGACAACAACCCAATGGTTGTTGCTAATGCTGTGGCAGCTCTTGCTGAGATCCAAGAGCATAGTAGTAGACCAATATTTGAAATCACTAGTCACACGCTCTCAAAGCTTCTTACTGCTCTTAATGAATGCACAGA GTGGGGTCAAGTTTTCATACTTGATGCCCTTCCAAGATACAAGGCAGCAGATGCACGTGAAGCAGAAAATATAGTGGAGAGAATTACGCCACGACTTCAGCATGCTAATTGTGCTGTTGTACTTTCAGCTGTTAAG ATGATCCTTCTACAAATGGAACTTATCTCTAGCACTGATGTTGTTCGAAATCTTTGCAAAAAGATGGCTCCTCCTCTTGTGACATTACTATCTGCAGAACCTGAGATACAGTATGTTGCATTGCGGAATATCAACCTTATAGTACAAAAGCGGCCTACAATCCTTGCCCATGAGATCAAG GTGTTCTTCTGCAAGTACAATGATCCAATTTATGTGAAGATGGAAAAGTTAGAAATCATGATCAAGCTTGCTTCTGACCGAAATATAGACCAG GTTTTATTGGAGTTTAAAGAATATGCCACAGAAGTAGATGTAGATTTCGTCAGGAGGGCAGTTCGTGCTATAGGTCGCTGTGCTATCAAGTTGGACAGAGCAGCTGAACGATGCATCAGTGTTCTGCTTGAGTTGATCAAGATTAAAGTAAACTATGTTGTTCAAGAGGCTATTATAGTTATCAAAGATATCTTTAGAAGATACCCTAACAT GTATGAATCCATCATTGCAACCCTATGCGAGAGCTTGGACACTTTAGATGAGCCAGAAGCTAAG GCATCAATGATATGGATAATTGGAGAATATGCGGAAAGAATTGACAATGCTGATGAGCTCCTTGAAAGCTTCTTGGAGAGTTTCCCTGAAGAGCCTCCCCAAGTTCAACTGCAACTGCTAACTGCAACGGTGAAACTTTTTCTTAAGAAGCCAACTGAAGGACCCCAGCAGATGATTCAG GTTGTCTTGAATAATGCTACTGTGGAAACTGACAATCCTGATTTACGTGACCGTGCATACATTTATTGGCGTCTTCTATCAACTGATCCTGAG GCTGGTAAGGATGTTGTGTTAGCTGAGAAACCAGTGATTAGTGATGATTCAAACCAACTGGATCCATCTCTTCTGGATGAGCTTCTTGCCAACATTGCTACATTGTCTTCTGTGTATCACAAACCTCCAGATGCTTTTGTTACCCGTGTGAAGACTGCATCTCAGAGAACTGAAGATGATGACTACCCTGATGGAAATGAAAAAGGGTATTCCGCTAATGTTGGTGATGGTGGTGCATCACCTTCAACCAGCTCAAGTAGTGTCCCATATACTGCAGCTAGGAAGCCATCTCCTGCCCAAGTCATGCCTGCACCTGCTTCTCCAGTGCCTGATTTGCTAGGCGATCTAATTGGCCTTGATAACAATGCTATTGTCCTTGCTGATCAGCCAGCAATGCCTTCTGG CCCTCCTTTGCCTATTTTACTTCCAGCATCTACCGGACAGGGTTTGCAAATCAGTGCACAGTTAGCTCGACAAGATGGTCAAATATTTTACAGTTTAATGTTTGAGAATAACTCACAGATCACACTTGATGGATTCATGATTCAGTTCAACAAGAATTCGTTTGGTCTGGCAGCTGATGGACCTCTTCAG GTTCCCCCATTGGCACCGGGAGCAGCAGCCAGGACACTGCTCCCTATGGTATTGTTCCAGAATATGTCTCCTGGTCCTCCTAGCTCCCTTCTGCAGGTTGCTGTGAAAAATAATCAGCAGCCTGTCTGTTACTTCAATGATAAAATCTTGTTGCATGTGTTCTTTACCGAGGATGGAAGAATGGAGCGAACTAGTTTTCTCGAG ACATGGAGGTCACTGCCTGACTCAAATGAGGTCCTAAAAGAATTTCCAGGCATCATGGTGAGCAGTGCAGAAACAACCATGGATCGACTAGCTGCATCAAATGTGTTCTTTATAGCAAAGCGGAAGCACGCGAATCAGGACGTATTGTATTTCTCTGCCAATATCCCCCGAGGTATACCCTTCTTGATTGAACTTACAACAGTAATTGGGAACCCCGGCGTGAAGTGCGCAACCAAGACTCCAAATCCCGAGCTGGCACCACTGTTTTTTGACGCCATTGAGACACTCCTGAAGATTTGA
- the LOC108470107 gene encoding beta-adaptin-like protein C isoform X1, with protein sequence MSGHDSKYFSTTKKGEIPELKEELNSQHRDKRKDAVKKVIAAMTVGKDVSSLFTDVVNCMQTENLELKKLVYLYLINYAKSQPDLAILAVNTFVKDSQDPNPLIRALAVRTMGCIRVDKITEYLCDPLQRCLKDDDPYVRKTAAVCVAKLYDINAELVEDRGFLESLKDLISDNNPMVVANAVAALAEIQEHSSRPIFEITSHTLSKLLTALNECTEWGQVFILDALPRYKAADAREAENIVERITPRLQHANCAVVLSAVKMILLQMELISSTDVVRNLCKKMAPPLVTLLSAEPEIQYVALRNINLIVQKRPTILAHEIKVFFCKYNDPIYVKMEKLEIMIKLASDRNIDQVLLEFKEYATEVDVDFVRRAVRAIGRCAIKLDRAAERCISVLLELIKIKVNYVVQEAIIVIKDIFRRYPNMYESIIATLCESLDTLDEPEAKASMIWIIGEYAERIDNADELLESFLESFPEEPPQVQLQLLTATVKLFLKKPTEGPQQMIQVVLNNATVETDNPDLRDRAYIYWRLLSTDPEAGKDVVLAEKPVISDDSNQLDPSLLDELLANIATLSSVYHKPPDAFVTRVKTASQRTEDDDYPDGNEKGYSANVGDGGASPSTSSSSVPYTAARKPSPAQVMPAPASPVPDLLGDLIGLDNNAIVLADQPAMPSGPPLPILLPASTGQGLQISAQLARQDGQIFYSLMFENNSQITLDGFMIQFNKNSFGLAADGPLQVPPLAPGAAARTLLPMVLFQNMSPGPPSSLLQVAVKNNQQPVCYFNDKILLHVFFTEDGRMERTSFLETWRSLPDSNEVLKEFPGIMVSSAETTMDRLAASNVFFIAKRKHANQDVLYFSANIPRGIPFLIELTTVIGNPGVKCATKTPNPELAPLFFDAIETLLKI encoded by the exons ATGAGCGGTCACGATTCTAAGTACTTCTCGACGACGAAAAAGGGGGAAATCCCTGAACTCAAGGAAGAGCTCAATTCTCAGCACAGA GATAAAAGAAAAGATGCTGTGAAGAAGGTTATTGCTGCAATGACAGTTGGGAAGGATGTGTCATCACTATTCACAGATGTTGTGAATTGCATGCAAACTGAGAATTTGGAGCTGAAAAAGCTTGTCTATTTGTACCTTATAAATTATGCTAAGAGCCAGCCTGACCTTGCAATTCTTGCAGTAAATACATTTGTAAAG GATTCACAGGATCCGAACCCTCTCATTCGTGCTTTGGCTGTTCGGACTATGGGGTGTATCCGTGTTGATAAGATCACAGAATACCTCTGTGATCCCCTTCAGCGGTGCCTCAAG GATGATGATCCATATGTTCGCAAGACAGCTGCTGTATGTGTTGCTAAACTTTATGACATAAATGCTGAGTTGGTTGAGGACAGGGGCTTTCTGGAGTCTCTCAAGGATTTGATATCTGACAACAACCCAATGGTTGTTGCTAATGCTGTGGCAGCTCTTGCTGAGATCCAAGAGCATAGTAGTAGACCAATATTTGAAATCACTAGTCACACGCTCTCAAAGCTTCTTACTGCTCTTAATGAATGCACAGA GTGGGGTCAAGTTTTCATACTTGATGCCCTTCCAAGATACAAGGCAGCAGATGCACGTGAAGCAGAAAATATAGTGGAGAGAATTACGCCACGACTTCAGCATGCTAATTGTGCTGTTGTACTTTCAGCTGTTAAG ATGATCCTTCTACAAATGGAACTTATCTCTAGCACTGATGTTGTTCGAAATCTTTGCAAAAAGATGGCTCCTCCTCTTGTGACATTACTATCTGCAGAACCTGAGATACAGTATGTTGCATTGCGGAATATCAACCTTATAGTACAAAAGCGGCCTACAATCCTTGCCCATGAGATCAAG GTGTTCTTCTGCAAGTACAATGATCCAATTTATGTGAAGATGGAAAAGTTAGAAATCATGATCAAGCTTGCTTCTGACCGAAATATAGACCAG GTTTTATTGGAGTTTAAAGAATATGCCACAGAAGTAGATGTAGATTTCGTCAGGAGGGCAGTTCGTGCTATAGGTCGCTGTGCTATCAAGTTGGACAGAGCAGCTGAACGATGCATCAGTGTTCTGCTTGAGTTGATCAAGATTAAAGTAAACTATGTTGTTCAAGAGGCTATTATAGTTATCAAAGATATCTTTAGAAGATACCCTAACAT GTATGAATCCATCATTGCAACCCTATGCGAGAGCTTGGACACTTTAGATGAGCCAGAAGCTAAG GCATCAATGATATGGATAATTGGAGAATATGCGGAAAGAATTGACAATGCTGATGAGCTCCTTGAAAGCTTCTTGGAGAGTTTCCCTGAAGAGCCTCCCCAAGTTCAACTGCAACTGCTAACTGCAACGGTGAAACTTTTTCTTAAGAAGCCAACTGAAGGACCCCAGCAGATGATTCAG GTTGTCTTGAATAATGCTACTGTGGAAACTGACAATCCTGATTTACGTGACCGTGCATACATTTATTGGCGTCTTCTATCAACTGATCCTGAG GCTGGTAAGGATGTTGTGTTAGCTGAGAAACCAGTGATTAGTGATGATTCAAACCAACTGGATCCATCTCTTCTGGATGAGCTTCTTGCCAACATTGCTACATTGTCTTCTGTGTATCACAAACCTCCAGATGCTTTTGTTACCCGTGTGAAGACTGCATCTCAGAGAACTGAAGATGATGACTACCCTGATGGAAATGAAAAAGGGTATTCCGCTAATGTTGGTGATGGTGGTGCATCACCTTCAACCAGCTCAAGTAGTGTCCCATATACTGCAGCTAGGAAGCCATCTCCTGCCCAAGTCATGCCTGCACCTGCTTCTCCAGTGCCTGATTTGCTAGGCGATCTAATTGGCCTTGATAACAATGCTATTGTCCTTGCTGATCAGCCAGCAATGCCTTCTGG CCCTCCTTTGCCTATTTTACTTCCAGCATCTACCGGACAGGGTTTGCAAATCAGTGCACAGTTAGCTCGACAAGATGGTCAAATATTTTACAGTTTAATGTTTGAGAATAACTCACAGATCACACTTGATGGATTCATGATTCAGTTCAACAAGAATTCGTTTGGTCTGGCAGCTGATGGACCTCTTCAG GTTCCCCCATTGGCACCGGGAGCAGCAGCCAGGACACTGCTCCCTATGGTATTGTTCCAGAATATGTCTCCTGGTCCTCCTAGCTCCCTTCTGCAGGTTGCTGTGAAAAATAATCAGCAGCCTGTCTGTTACTTCAATGATAAAATCTTGTTGCATGTGTTCTTTACCGAGGATGGAAGAATGGAGCGAACTAGTTTTCTCGAG ACATGGAGGTCACTGCCTGACTCAAATGAGGTCCTAAAAGAATTTCCAGGCATCATGGTGAGCAGTGCAGAAACAACCATGGATCGACTAGCTGCATCAAATGTGTTCTTTATAGCAAAGCGGAAGCACGCGAATCAGGACGTATTGTATTTCTCTGCCAATATCCCCCGAGGTATACCCTTCTTGATTGAACTTACAACAGTAATTGGGAACCCCGGCGTGAAGTGCGCAACCAAGACTCCAAATCCCGAGCTGGCACCACTGTTTTTTGACGCCATTGAGACACTCCTGAAGATTTGA